The DNA region TTGATCCAGTTGCCGGTCTCGAAGATCCGGTTCAGGAAGATCATCATCCCGGAGAAGAGGTTGGAGACGATGTCCTTGGCCGCCAAGGCGACCGCCATGCCGACAAGGCCGAGCCCGCCCAGAACCGCGGCGACGTTGAAGCCCCATTCCTGGAGCACGGCGGCAATACCCAGGGCGATGATCACGATCCTGAGCAAGCGCAAGAAGAAGGAGCGCAGCGCCTCGCGCGCCGTGGCGGTCGCCTGGATGCGGATCAGCAGGCGGTTGATCAGGAAGGACAGCGGCCCAACGATGTTGTAGACCGCCCAGAAGATCGTGAAGGCGATCAGGGAGCGCAGCGCCATCCCGACCCAGACCTGCTCGCGACCGTCGATTCCGGCGACATGGACCGCGACGCTCAGGCCGACCACGACGAAGACGAAGCGCAGCGGCTTCTCGATGGCGGCCAGGAACATGTCGTCGACGTCGGTGCTGGTCCGGGCGGTCAGCCGCTTCAGCGAGCCGACGATCAGCCGCGTGAAGGCGCCGCGGCCGAAGACGAAGGCGGTCAGGATCAGGAGGCCGAGAAAGACCTCGCCGAGGTCGGCACCGAAGACCCCGGTGTTCCAGACGCGGACGACCTCGGCCCAGAATGAGCGCAGAACTTCCATTGCCGGAGTTGTGTCAGTGAAATCCGAGGCGACGATAGTTGAAGAGATCCAGGGCGGCAAGGGCGCACGGCCCAGGCTTCGGCCGCACCGTGCCGCCGCGATGCAGGCGCCTGGAGCACGATGCTATGAGGTCGAACCGACCTCTTAGCATCGTGCTCTCAACTGTTGAAGTAGCCCGGAATTCAGATCCGAAGCCCAATCGGCTTCAGATCATTCCGCCCTAGCGACTCTCCGGGAAGCCGGCCCGCATATAGATCACCACCTGCCAGATCTCCCGCTCGGAGAGCAGGTCCTTGAATGCCGGCATCTCGCTGCCGAAGGCCTTGCCGCCTTCGGTGATGGTCCAGAGCAGATAGCTGTCGGCGGTCTGGGGTTCTTTCTCCAGATAGGCCAGCAGGGCCGGCGAAGGAGCCAGGTCCTTGCCGGCGTTGCCGTCGCCCATGCCACGCGGGCCGTGGCAGGCGACGCAGTGCTTGGCGTAGACCTTGCTCCCTTCCTTGATCACGCCGCCGGCCTTGGGGTAGGGGCTGGCCTGGTTCAGGTACTCGACCGGCACGCCCCTCTGGATAAAGGTCTTGTGCCGCTCCGTCCTTTGGTTGTGCATCGGCGTCAGGATCTCCTGATTCCAGACCTTGGCCGGCGGATCCTCCGCCCAGAGGTCGTAATCGGGGTCCTGCGCGAACTGAGCCCAGCTTGGCCCGGCAAGGGCGCTCAAGGCCAAGGCAGCAAACAACGCGCCCAGGCGTCGGGGTCTGGGTCCGCGGGGGGTGTCCATGGCGACTTGGTATCCGGGTAGGCCAGCGATGTCCATAACTTTGGTCATACCACGTCCTTCGCTCTTTCCCGTCCGGGCGTCAACGCAGGCCCTGGAGATTGGCCACCAGGGCCGTGTTGGCGCGCTTGATCTCGGCAGAGATCTTGTGCGCCATGTCCTGATCGGCGTCGCAGCAGGCCGACACCACCTTTCGGCTCTCCGCGGATGCCGCCTCGACCGCGTCGCGCATCGCCGCCTCGATGATCGAGGTGACCTGCTGCATGTCGGCCTCGGAGAGTTCGGCCGAAAGCGCGTCGCAGGCCTGTTCGACCGCGTGTTGAGCTCTGGCTCTCAAGTCCATGAATTCGGCTCCTCATCCCTTGCAAGGCTGCGCCAAGTCTTATCCGGCAGAGCCTAGACTCCAAAACCCGACAACGAAAGCCGCCTCGGGGGCCGATGGGGCTGGCGATTCGCCGCGGTCTCTTTCATGCTTGCCGACGGCAAGGTCCGAGGAGGCGCTTCGGGATGAGCAGGATCGATCGGGTGGAGCTCACCGCCTTCGGCTTTCAGGTCCCCGATCTGGCGCTGGGCAGCCAGGGGGCGGCCGGCGTGGGCAACATGATCTACCGCAAGGGCGGCAAGCTGGAGGTCACCCGCTATGCCCTGCGGATCTTCTGCGACGACGGCGCCGAGGGCGCCTACGTCACCCACTGGGTCGGCACGCCCTCGACCTTCGGGCAGATGCAGATGCTGGCGCCCAACCTCATCGGCCGCGATCCGGAGCAGCGCGAGATCCTCTGGGACGACCTGAAGCGCGAGGTCCGGGCCTACGATCACATGGGCCACGGCCCGATCGATATCGCCCTTTGGGACCTGGTCGGCCGGCGCTACGGCATCTCGGTTGCGA from Kiloniellales bacterium includes:
- a CDS encoding mechanosensitive ion channel family protein, which translates into the protein MEVLRSFWAEVVRVWNTGVFGADLGEVFLGLLILTAFVFGRGAFTRLIVGSLKRLTARTSTDVDDMFLAAIEKPLRFVFVVVGLSVAVHVAGIDGREQVWVGMALRSLIAFTIFWAVYNIVGPLSFLINRLLIRIQATATAREALRSFFLRLLRIVIIALGIAAVLQEWGFNVAAVLGGLGLVGMAVALAAKDIVSNLFSGMMIFLNRIFETGNWIKTPSVEGVVEHVGLMTTQVRQFDKALVTVSNSQLTGEPITNYARMTNRRIYWKIGLEYRTTQDQLRRVVAGIRDYIQSNEAFETDPKKVSTFVVVDAFAGSSIDIMLYCFTKTTNWGEWLAIKEALALEIKAIVEGNGAGFAFPSTSLYVEQLPLGEAEAFPAAAAGLSAAAEQQAAGD
- a CDS encoding c-type cytochrome codes for the protein MDTPRGPRPRRLGALFAALALSALAGPSWAQFAQDPDYDLWAEDPPAKVWNQEILTPMHNQRTERHKTFIQRGVPVEYLNQASPYPKAGGVIKEGSKVYAKHCVACHGPRGMGDGNAGKDLAPSPALLAYLEKEPQTADSYLLWTITEGGKAFGSEMPAFKDLLSEREIWQVVIYMRAGFPESR